The sequence GATAACAAGCACGCAACAAAACAATGCTGTGATACAGTGAAAGGGAATCATGTTAATGCTTGTATTAATACATTTTGAgccttaattaagcttggagtTACCATTTCTAATTTTGTTCATAGCGAATGATCACACACAAAAACTCATTTATTACGTACAGGTCCTCAAGTTTGCATGGATTATATGCCGTTCGAAGAGAAGACTTAGTCGTTGAATTATGTCTATGGAGAGTGACTCTATAAGATACATACTTGCTTTGTAAATATTGGTCTGCTGGCAATGGTTCAATTTTTGTGACTAAAAACTGCATCCTTTCCGACAGGGATCTTCCCTCTTCATCTatactctctttctcttctctaaTCTATCACATTTTAGGGTAATGATGTGTCAAGACTAAAGAAAATGCAAGTAGTGCATCTAAAGCTATCCTAGCTAGCTAGTTTTACAAGGCAAAATTTCTATGCATTCAAGTTAAGATGGCAGCGAAGAGCTACTATTATTTGGCAACCCAACCAACATCATTTCCAAATTCACCAACACCGCTAATTCATGAGACCAGAATTGCTAATAATAATCGAAGGCATGATGAACATATATGGGGAGCACTAATTATTGGGATTGTAACAGTATCAGTTGTTACTTCACTCTGTTTGTTTTTCAGGAGAAGACTCTTTCCAATTTTTGGGCAAAGATACTGGTTACATAAAGGTTAGTGTAAGACAACATTTGCCTTCTATGATCAATGTGAACCTTTTGTTTTGTGAACTGATCAGTTGTGTGGTTGTGGAGGATTAGGAAGTTTGAAAGCTGGGACATTATCATTGAGGCGATTTCAGTTGGAGGAGTTAGAGAGGGCTACGAAGAACTTCAGTGATGATAGCTTGTTGGGGTCTGGTGCATTTGCGAATGTCTACAAAGGGACTTTTGAATTGGAGGGTACTGCTCTAGCGATCAAGAGAGACCATTCTGGATCATTCCAGAGCACCGAAGAATTTAGAAATGGTAAGCCTGATCAACCTATGGAAGCATGTACAAGCTTAAAAGTTTGTGAGGCTCATGAGTTTGAGTGGCTGATCTATCCTTGTGTGTATTCTTTTTTCGAAACAGAAGTGAATCTGCTTTCCAAAGTAAAGCACAGAAACCTTGTTGGCTTGGTCGGATTTTGTGAAAAAACTGGTATTGAAATGTTGCGTATTGAGtcgttttctttgttttctgtgCATGTACTAAACGTGTATATGCTTAACGCTGTCTCGAACAGGAGCAAAAAGAACACAAATGTTGGTTTATGAGTATGTACCAAATGGTTCTTTGCTTGATTACATTACCGGTAAGCTTCAACTTCTTGCTTGTAATTTCTGCTTAGCTTTCTTAAATATGTGACGTTTTGTTCCTCATCTGCATGATTTCCTTGCAGGAAAAGGAGGGAGAAGCTTAACTTGGAGGCAAAGAGTAAACATAGCCATTGGAGCAGCTAAGGGTACATGTCCTCTTTATTACTGTctctagaaaataataaaactgaATAGAGTACTAACTCTTTATCATGACGTTACTGAAAAATTGCAGGCATAGCTCATTTGCATGATGGGATCAAGCCTAGCATAATCCACCGTGATATAAAACCAAGTAACATTCTAGTAGGAGATGGTTTTGAAGCAAAAGTTTCAGATTTTGGGCTAGTGAAGATGGGACCTATCGGGGATCAATCTCATGTCAGTAGCCAGATCAAAGGAACTCCTGGATACCTTGATCCTGCCTATTTTTCAAGCTGTCATTTAAGTCCTTTCAGTGATGTATACAGCTTTGGAGTCATACTCTTGCAGCTTGTCACTGCCCGGCCTGCAGTTGATTTAACAAGAAATCCATCAAACTACAATATAATTGAATGGGTATGCATAACTAGATATAGAACTCAACAAGATGCAGATCATCATTTTAGCaatggttttaatattttttcttcatagtTGAAAATGAGATGATGTATATATGTTTGCTAAAATGCAGGCAAGGCCTAGCTTAGACAGTGGCAGGGTTGAAGAAATTTTAGATTCTAATCTTCTAACAGATTCCTGCGACATGGAAATGATGCTAAAGATGGGAGAACTTGGTCTGAGATGTTTAGTGAAAAATCCTAAAGACCGGCCTACGATGACCCGGGTGTGGCAAGAGCTAGAAGAGGCCTTGTACTTAGCTGATAACTTCGTCGACAAAGAACCTTCAAACGATTATTGGAGATCATCAAGCAGTTCTCGTAGATCAATGGATCGTGGACCTCGAAGATCATATGAAAATTCCCAGAGTTTTGTCAGCATAGATGGTGTTGGATTTCAAAGGTTTCACGTTGAGATGGATAGCATCTTTTTTCACAGCACAAGCATGAAGTGTTTAGAGGCTGCTAGTGTCAGCATTGACATTGATAAGAACAATTTGAGAGGAATAAGTGAAGAGACAAGCAAAGAAGAGACCAGTTGAACATGTAATTGGTCGTGCTTGAGCTTTAGCAACGCAACTTTCTGTTCATGCCAGTGATACCACCTTCACTGGAAGGGTTGGGGAGTGGTTTTGGCACATTGTTAATATCCCTTCTTATATATTTGTCCTGAGATATTTGATTTGTGCTGTTCATCAAAATTAGGCAGAGAGGTTTGTAGTCTGCTTAATCTCTTTGACTTTATCTGGTACTGGAATTTCCTTTTAGATTTTCCCAAAAATGACAAAGTAGATCTCTTGCACTCGAGCAACCATGGGATGTCCTAGAAGAGGACTGGAAGAATAGCTTAATGTTGCATCACTTCTAGCATTTCCTTAAATTGCCTCATGCTATCagagatgtttttttattgttagccACATTTCCTCCACGATTTTAGTGGGAAATCTATTGAATATAGACCAGATTGCTTTGGCTTTTGCTTCCAAGAAGAATATTGTATTGCTGACAGTAAATAATACAGAGATCagtattctatatatatatacaaagcCTGCGTAATCTATTCTTAACAAGAGAAGCTAAAATCAAGGATATATTGCCTAACGTTACAGAATTGACAAAGCAAAGTTAACATACACAGacaattttccttttatttcctaGCTGTTACACGCTACATGCTTGATTGTTAGCAGATTTGTGATTTATGGAATATGCAGCATGATTCAAGGAATCATCCTTTATAAAATCCTTGTAGGTTTCCTTAAAGAGAGTTGAGTAAAATTAGATAAAGAAATCTTTAAAGGTTTGCGCAACATAAATATGGGaggaaaaatcatatttatgtAAGATGAATGGTAAAGtttgcttttttaaatattttttatttgaaaatatattaaaataatatttttttatttttaaaatttatttttaatataggcATATCAAAATagttcataaacaaaaaaatatatatttaaaactaaaaaattaaaaaaatttcaaaaacataattgaaataCCAAACATGACTTAAAACAACTAGCTGTCTACAAGAATATGATACAGCTATTTAAGAACCACACTATGCAATTCCTTTTTTGAGAAACAAAGGATTGGAAAAGCCTGCAAGATTCTCAGAACACTCCAGTAGTTCTATTTTCACCTATTATGCCTTGCAACTTGGAGCCTGGGATCCCATCTCTTCCTTATAAGATATGTTACTATCATTATTCTCTTCTGCTTTTGCATTTTTCATGTACGTAACGAGTTCAGAATACATCTTTACTGTTGCCTTCGAAAACTCAGCCAAGGACTCAAAAACTGAAGAAAATCCTCTCTGAAATCCATTTATGGTGATCCCATGTGTCTCTTGCATGCTAGCAAGGTGCTTTCCCTGCTCTTCATCTAGTCTCTTCCTGAACATTTCCAATTGATTTTGCCTTTCAGCTATGTATTCTATGGAGTTACGCGCCGTCAATTTAGATTCCTGCTCAGAAATCGTGGATTCAAGAATCCTCCTCTCTGCTCTCTGGAATGCCAGAGTCCTCCTGTCAAGTTCTTTGGCCAATCCATCAACTTTCctcttttgttgttgttcttctccTTGCTGATTCCATAGGGCATGGATATCCTTTCCAAAGCTCTTCATGGCACAAGTAACAGTTTTACGTGGCAACTTATCTAGGCATGCTAACCAATCATGACAGGTTACTAGCAACGGTGGCCAATTTATTCTGTAAGGACGGACTAAAGAGCTGCCACTGGAGCAGAATTCTACCTTTGGAGAAACAAACTGGGATAGCCAACCACTAAGAGCTTCAATGTATGCCTTCTGTGTAGATACATAAGCAGTGAAAGAGGAATGCCAATTGTCAAGTTCTGCCTCAAGTTGAAGAGTAGCGAGACGATGAGAGTCATTGGAGAACTTCCCATTTGCTGGAGAGTTGAAATATTTCACTTCAAGCATTACTCGATTTTGGGTTTCATGGGATTCCAACATCATCTTCCAGTTCCTCATTAGGCTGCACAAGTGGAAGTTTGGATGTCATTACACAACTAATTTGAAACATCCTCTTCTTATGTCCTTCAAAAAAGATCTACTTACCCATGTAGCAGTTCGACGAGTTGTGGCTCCAACTCTTCATCTCTCAATTTCTGGATTCTGTCAGAGATTGATTCCACACTTCGCAGCGCAACTGAGATCCGACTATGCAGGTCATTTGCTTCAGCACATGATTTATCTATCACGTGGAGGCCCTCTTCAGAAGTACCCTGATTTCTCAAACGAGAGCATTTTCGTACATAGAGTTTCCTGGTCTGCTCTCCAGCCTGAGCATGTTAAAGGAactatattaatgttaattgaGTCACATCAAAGCAACAAACATATGCCTGCAGCATTATAGAACTGATACTTCATTGCAATATATATCAGTGGATAAGGTATTGGTATAAGAAAGCCATATGCCCTTCTAATAAATTTACAAAGACAGCGAACAGGCAACTTGGATTTCAGAGTTGAACATGACCAATGGGATTTGTAATTAACCTTCACTTCCTCATAAAGTTTCTTCTCCCAAGCATATAATCGTCCAAGGGTCAAGGAGTGGCTCCCTGCATCCATCCCATAGTCATCAAATAGATCACTCTTGAGTTCTGTCCACATGGAAGAACTGACAGAGCTAGATGAAAGGAGACTTTTAGAAGAGGAGGACCGAGATGAGAGGGAACGGCTCCAGGTAATTGATCGGGCAAGCTTATTTGAGCTCTCTGCAACCAGAAGATATGAATGAACTGACAAGGTAATTGCCTAGCTGGAATTTAAGGAATGTGCAACAGTCAAAGAGGAATTTTGCCTTCttgtaattaaattaagaatttgACACAAATTTTAGGAACAATAACTAAGCAGAATCTGTGCCATTGAAGCAAAGTAACAAGGACGATTATAACAATTTTGAAAACCTAGTTAAAAGTTGAGAGAAACTATAGACGTGTTTACTAGTTAATTCCTTACTCCAAGTATATGATCACAGCCATACCCAAGTATAGACATAAATTGCAATCAATTAAAAACAGAACATCAACAAGCAGAAGAACAAAAGCCTACCTTTGATTTCATCCAAACCAGATAGAAATTGAACCCTATTGGCCTCCAGCATCCTTGAAATTTCCATACCAGAATCATAAGCCTTAACAAAATGGTCCTCAATATCCTTCAATGCTTCCAGCAATTCCCTCCCCTTGGTTGGTGTATCAATCACTCTCAAACCCTTGCTCTCTCCTAATTCAACATTAGCACTATCCCCACTTTTCACATCACTAACCCTACTCTCTTTGCATCCCACATCACCAATTTTCATATCCACTTGTTCAGTCTCACTCTTTACTCTCTCATTTACTTCTTCTAGCTCAGGAATCCCCTCCTTCTCTCTCACAGCCCTGAAATCCTCATCAGAGCTTTGACAAAACCCATTTGCCACTTCAGTCCTCACTTCATCAAAAGGGTTAAAAAAATCCCACCCAAATCCCCTCTCTGATGGTGGCATTAATGGACTCGCCTCATCATAAAAATGATCACAAACTCCTTCCCTATCTTCATTGCCATAAAAATGTGAGCAAACCCCTCCTCCATCTTCACTgtcactttcttcttcaaaatccTCACTATCACTACATTCTTGAACTACTTGTTTTTGAGTCTCTAACTTGGGAGACACTAAAGAAACTTTAGAAACCGAGTCTTGACATGAAATAGTCGCATGCGTGGCTTCAGTTGGCCTTTGTTGATGAAAGTTGGAATTGCAAATAAGGGTCTCTTTAGGGTCATTAGTAGAAGAAGTAGAAGGGAAGGTAATAAGGAAAGGAGAATTTGAAGATGAATGTCTAGCAACAAACAACCTTAACGCCATTGCTACTCCATAAAGAGACTGGTTATATTTACATTGAGCTTCTGCAAAAGCATACCTTCTCTCTACAGCGAACTTAAGtagtctttttctttctctacacAGCGAGACAACATTGTCTTCTTCATCTTGCTTTGACACTGCACACCCCATTTGACGCCGACAATGTACTgtcttgtaacaaaaaaaaaagaagaagaagaaagaaacaaccTTGTTTAGTGAAAGAAACTAGAGATAGATTTCCCTTGGAGGTGCAATAAACGGTGGATGATGTTTAGGAAAGGGAGGGGTGTTTGagacttgttttttataaatagtttttttctttaaaattattaatatgtatttttttttttaacttttgttatttttaacatcaccaTTGTATATCTATCAAGAAGTCTAAAAGACACGggcttaataattttttaagactaagaacactttaacaaaaaacaatcaaacactcGCGTACGTAGTGTTGGAAAAGTGAAAGAGAATCACACAAGCAGATAGTAACTGATAAAAGCACAATGCAAGGGGTTTGGATTTTAgtagaagaaaagagaaacagcTGGGCCAAAGTCGGAGCAAGAGACAAATAGCTAACCAAAGACCTTATTCACACCAAACCAGTGCATGTTCCATGGAAAATAATGTTGAATTCTGTACTATCCAAACAGAGAAAAATGGCATTGGCATAGCACCGACGATGTCGAGATCTTAAAAGCTCTCTGTTTGCAAGATGGGCTGAAAAGTGAATAGCACTAAACCCCCCCACTTACTCCATTGCCATACATGGAGAGATTTTGCTAGATTTATGCTGATATTTTTCGCTGGTGTCTTGTTGCCCTAGGCCCATTGAGCGAGTGactgagaagaaagaaagattcGAAGGGTCAAAAGCAATTCtcgctttgtttttttgtgttgtcaCAAAAACAAATCGTGTCAACTTTTCTCTTCAGGATAATGTGAAAACCACTGCTTGACTAATGTTTACCAGTGGCCCAATCAATTACGTGGTGTTTGAAAACGCCTTTGGAAAAATGTACcgaaaaaatttttttttttattttaaaattattttaatatattgatattaaaaataaatttttaaaaaatattattgggaaaaaaaggaaaaatttctATTCTTACACAGAGCACAGGAAAAAAGGTTATGAAGCTGGAGCCACCTATGATCATGGTGAGATTTTGAGGTTGCTGGCTACTCAAAAAGTAAAGATTCAAAGAACCTAATAGTGATATATTTTTGGTGGGGTTTTGTCATAAATTCACAACAACTGTCTTCATGTAAATACATAAGAGCccaattatttttccttctGAACATGAAAGGGACATTCCAAGCACAAGTGCAAGAATGGTAAAAGCAAGTTCGAGTGGTAAAAGCACCTTGCATGGCTCAAGAGTAATCAACAtgattagctttattttttaattttatttcctatATATTTCTCTTATTGGTCAAGTGTGAAGCCTCAAAGACTGAAAGATTTTGTTTACTGCAAATCTAAACAAATACTCCCATCTATGCAAATACATGCATTTTCCATTTTTCTAGATTGCTAATAcatattcttgatttttaagtttggtttggATTTCAATTGTTTAAAGAATCCATTCTagattgaattttaatattcttGTTGGTTAATAATAGAACtgtaattttaagttaaaatttcataCACATTGTTGATGATTTGCGGTtatttattagtgttttttattcaaatttgttTGTTTAGGTTAATATGGTTTATTAGGGGCTAAGAGAGCTTGTTTTGgaggtttaaaatgtttttttttttttagtttgacagTGTATGCTAAGTTTCTTGAGCAACTTGGgttaatgtttttaatgttcATATGAAGAACATAATCTTGAGTGCTAGTTTTATGTctcattttgatttgattttggtttctgCAAGTTTGTATATCATTATTAGTAAATAATCTAGGGTTTTCATGCATCAATAACGTGTTTTGATGGGTTTTAATcttaagattttgattttaaaccaaaacttatttttaacaaaaattgtGATGTTTGAGTAAGAGTCGAAGTAAATagatacttgattttttatatatgcttgATTATGAATAAAACATTGCATTTTATTGCTTGAAATTTAGTCTAGTTTGATGTTTATGTTATTGGGTTTAAATTTGAATGTTTGTCATTGTTTTTCATGGTCTTTGTTTTCCTTGGTTTTTGAtcagtttttgttaaaaaaatttatgtattttgtgttttattttagttttgatccattttttgttaatggtttatttaggtttaatttttgggttaaaccttagttttttatttgattcatgGTTGAACTAGTGTTTTTAGGTTGACTCAGTCGGGTTAAAACTGTGTCAAATACTTAAGGATTTGTTTGGTGTGCTACTGTTTTGATAAACGTGATTTTGGCTTAAAGACGTGTTTGGCAAACACGTCCTTAGACCTATTTAGacaattttgttttgaacaaaaatatgGTTTTGCCAAACATGGTCCtacaaaaattctttttaaaatcaaagaataaattttacttGTTGCATGCGGTccaattcttataaaaaaaatacatttttcatttataaaaaaagagagagaaaaatgttttttagcatatgtttttagaaaaaaaactcgtgttgatttttctttatattttttttttagaatttataataaGTTTGTAAAATTCTTTAAGGATTtgaccaatatttcaataaccctCAAAATATTTAAGTAGACTGATATTTAAATACTAGAAGTTGactataaaattttcataattattctAGATATtcaacaattttaattaaaattatttttcatcacaATATACATATTGTGGAGAATCCTTTTACCTTCCAGAATAGGTGAGCCATGTATAGATTTATTCATGAgagtaaatatttattatgagTCATAGATAGATAATTGGTTAGGAActtattaaaacttttaaaccaTATTTAGACTATACAATGCAGCTAGCTTAGGTAAGTTATGCTAGGGCTAATACAACCTAACCATAACCAGTCTcttatctttgaaattttttataggaCCAATATAATTGGATCTCCCAGTAACCCTGAATCAAATAACTAGGCAGTTATTCCTTGACCCCTGACTTTGCATTTGCCACCCTCCCACGTGCGACATGTaatatttggtattgtgatattgattgtttttcaaagagttttttatttgaaaatatattaaaattatattttaaaaaaaattatttttgacatcagcatatcaaaacgattcaaaatcataaaaaaataatttgaagtaagcaaattttatcaaaagcgttttttaaatataaaaacaaatatactcaTAGGGCttatttgagagtgtggtaaaTGTTACGTTTCAAGatgcttttcatttaaaaaaaacatcaaaatcatatatttttttaaaaaaattatttttaatatcatatcaaaaacaatctaaaaccattaaaaaaaattatttacaaaaaaa is a genomic window of Populus alba chromosome 5, ASM523922v2, whole genome shotgun sequence containing:
- the LOC118029897 gene encoding probable serine/threonine-protein kinase PBL28, whose translation is MAAKSYYYLATQPTSFPNSPTPLIHETRIANNNRRHDEHIWGALIIGIVTVSVVTSLCLFFRRRLFPIFGQRYWLHKGSLKAGTLSLRRFQLEELERATKNFSDDSLLGSGAFANVYKGTFELEGTALAIKRDHSGSFQSTEEFRNEVNLLSKVKHRNLVGLVGFCEKTGAKRTQMLVYEYVPNGSLLDYITGKGGRSLTWRQRVNIAIGAAKGIAHLHDGIKPSIIHRDIKPSNILVGDGFEAKVSDFGLVKMGPIGDQSHVSSQIKGTPGYLDPAYFSSCHLSPFSDVYSFGVILLQLVTARPAVDLTRNPSNYNIIEWARPSLDSGRVEEILDSNLLTDSCDMEMMLKMGELGLRCLVKNPKDRPTMTRVWQELEEALYLADNFVDKEPSNDYWRSSSSSRRSMDRGPRRSYENSQSFVSIDGVGFQRFHVEMDSIFFHSTSMKCLEAASVSIDIDKNNLRGISEETSKEETS
- the LOC118029896 gene encoding protein ALTERED PHOSPHATE STARVATION RESPONSE 1, whose protein sequence is MGCAVSKQDEEDNVVSLCRERKRLLKFAVERRYAFAEAQCKYNQSLYGVAMALRLFVARHSSSNSPFLITFPSTSSTNDPKETLICNSNFHQQRPTEATHATISCQDSVSKVSLVSPKLETQKQVVQECSDSEDFEEESDSEDGGGVCSHFYGNEDREGVCDHFYDEASPLMPPSERGFGWDFFNPFDEVRTEVANGFCQSSDEDFRAVREKEGIPELEEVNERVKSETEQVDMKIGDVGCKESRVSDVKSGDSANVELGESKGLRVIDTPTKGRELLEALKDIEDHFVKAYDSGMEISRMLEANRVQFLSGLDEIKESSNKLARSITWSRSLSSRSSSSKSLLSSSSVSSSMWTELKSDLFDDYGMDAGSHSLTLGRLYAWEKKLYEEVKAGEQTRKLYVRKCSRLRNQGTSEEGLHVIDKSCAEANDLHSRISVALRSVESISDRIQKLRDEELEPQLVELLHGLMRNWKMMLESHETQNRVMLEVKYFNSPANGKFSNDSHRLATLQLEAELDNWHSSFTAYVSTQKAYIEALSGWLSQFVSPKVEFCSSGSSLVRPYRINWPPLLVTCHDWLACLDKLPRKTVTCAMKSFGKDIHALWNQQGEEQQQKRKVDGLAKELDRRTLAFQRAERRILESTISEQESKLTARNSIEYIAERQNQLEMFRKRLDEEQGKHLASMQETHGITINGFQRGFSSVFESLAEFSKATVKMYSELVTYMKNAKAEENNDSNISYKEEMGSQAPSCKA